The DNA sequence ttgcaatatttacctggaactaaccttgcagatagcattactgggtgatctgaaaagtcatagtcaatcaatcaataatataataatacttttagcaaaaatgtttatttttaattcacaatctgtagaagcaatgagaatagaaaggttcagaacttttgtaaaacatcacagtacggttgaaatatatatggcaaatagaaatcctatatggatggtgttaagagatagatgggaggtattgaatagagttgaaggatgggactaataacaaataacaacaaataataacaaagatagctaataatgtaagcatactgtgtccataataagtatataggttgtatgttgggagcttttgggaaagagcacagttagaaagatatggcatatagaagcaaaccggatggacatcatgaaaatgatcggagaggttgagagtagaagaagttcaggagcaatacaatttaaaaaaaaatatatatatatatataatagaattattgtaaaattaactctgtccataaggtgtagatagtaagtattaggggtgtaacgattcgttttaacaacgattcgatttgtatcacgattcgtggttgtcgatacgattcaaggacgatattggttcatttagaacgatacgatccgaaacgattcagtgacttgaaatcgattcagtaaccttttagccaaaaattcaaccagtgtgactgaaataaatacctggatactggacagtgcaggtgaagtttcctagattcctgtttcttgtaaggaccgcaatggtggcttgataatttctcgctcgtcggcttctcctctgtcgtccgccatgctatgttttgttgtctttgcgcctttgcgctgctgctggcgcgggcgatgacgtcacggataggcagactgaatcgagtaatgtttaaagcctttatcattaaaagtgctaagaaaaaacatccatataaagtctgacgtgcttaaatccaatgggttatttcctagtatcgatacaatcgatttattacattttaaaacaatgttagattgatatatgttgtccaaaaggccaactcgccgagcacagatcgatgtagttggatcataggaatataaatcgatacatcgatgtagtagatggatcgttacacccctagtaagtatagaccggaagtagaggcctgggcattgttgttcactaatttactccaagtagggaaaggatggtggggttgaaaagtaataaaggggagtatatatatataaaaaaaaacaaaaaaacatgggggattggaagtgatgcagacaattacattgatagaagatacaatctatctgcaatattaagctgatccatccgccccccccccaaaaaaaaatatatatatatatatatatatataaaaaataaaaataaagaacaagaTAACACTTGCTGAAATTAGTCATTTacaattccccacatggcagtttcttttCATTGTTGCTAGCCATCCAGAATCAAAACAACACACGGCCTTCTGCCACATTGAAGCGTACACATCGTTTTTTGTGACGTTCTCAGCTAACCTGTGTATATCTCTGCACAGCACTGGAatcattcattctatttctatgactgGAATAAGGATTTTCAGAGACAACCTGGGGTGTTCTCTTCTATAACAGAATCCCAGACCTCCAACTGCACTTCAAGTCCTCAGACCTTCTGATCGTTCACATAGAAGAGTCATATTAACCGGTTGTCAAAACTAGTCGAGTGGCGCGGCCAAGGCATCATGTAACGCACCCTCTTCCAGAAGCTTGAGTTGGGCAGCGTCGACCCACGCTTTCCCTCCTGCCACATTAAGGGGGCACTCTTGCGGACCAGGTGCTGCAGGCCGGGGGGCAGGTGTGTGTAGCCCCCCTCCCCCATGTCTCCCAGCTGGATGAGTATGACGCTCATCTCACTGTGGACCAGAGCCTGGTGGAGCCCCACCTGACAGTCATAGTCCTCCGCTGAGGTCAACGATGACGAGTAGCCCCACTGGCCCCATGACCCTTGACCTCCTGAGCCTGACCTTGAGCTTGAGCTGGGGGTCAGGATGACAATCAGCCTCCTGCTCAGCCGCATGCAGGCCTCCACCAACTCCATGCGGTCTGGGGACaacagaacagagaggagcaggagaagtTAACTTTCGACTTTGGTACTGTTTATTACTGTTACATTTGCTTCTTAGAGGGCAAGACACAGTCTGAAAGAACCAACCTTCTCCAGGTAGGTCGTCTCTGCCGTGGATGAAGAGTCTAAAGCCACACTTCTGCTCCAGGACAGTCGGCAGAACGCTGCTCACGAAGTGATACACTTTCTCCTCCATGTCTTTGTCTATGCCATCCATTTGGTAGACAATGTAAGCATCATAGACCTTCCCATCTGAAAACACAGACAAAGAGGAGGTTTCTGTCAAACCTCAGCATGAAAGGAGTAGATTTGAGAGATTTGATTGAATTCCATTTGAACTGAAATTGAGTTATTTTAGTATAAAATGGCCCATTACTTCTACACTAGTAGTGGGATTGACCCAAGGCGGACCTGTTGCGAAAGGCCTACTGCAAACAACTGCACTGCACAATCAGTGGGCCGATTGAGACATTTACTGTACAGTACAAGGTTAGAGTGCTCCTGTGTGGTGACTAAAAACTAAATGTAGTAATATGTTTATATGGTACCCAATACTATACAGATAATGTAGGCTGAATAAGCATTTCTGTACAATGAAATATCTTAGTGAAATAGCATCAGTAAACTTTAGTCTATGGCTAGATGTTCTTACCCTCAGATCGATCATAGCATTTGAAAACTCCACGGAAGAGGAGAGCCAGATCGATGTCAAACACTTTGACGGCTACAGCAGCTAGCAAGAAGAGCAGCAATGCCACACATAGACCCATAAATATAAACCCTGTTGGGGGAAGACATGGAGGACACAACACCAAGAAAGTTACAGAGTGTATATGTGTGATTTTGTTTGTGTGACATGTGGATGTGTGTCTGAGTGAtgtttgtgtaagtgtgtgtgcacTAACATCTTGGTTTGAGAGTCACCACTGCATGAATCAATTTCTGGTCGTTCATGGCAACACACTTGAACTCTGACTGGAGGTCCTTGATAGTCACTGTGTCTATGGTCAGGATAGCCGTGAAGATACTCCGCATTGAAGATACCTCCACCTCGCTAcagtaacacatacacacaaaatattcACACAGTGAATTCTCAATGGTGAATCTGGGGTCTGTGTAAATTCTGTTACCATGTTCTCAAAAACaagtgtgtgtatgcttgtgtgtatgcgtgcatccatgtgtgtgtgcgtgcgtgcatgtgtgtaccTACCTGGTGGAGTTCACTGAGTAGCCTTGCTGCTGCGAACCCACTTTCACTCCGTTCATCTCCCACCACACATGACAGTTGTCTTTAATGTTCTGCCCACAAAATGCTTCACACCTCAACTTCTTAGTGGTGTCTATGAAGAACAAGAGATACAatgaagacagagagatataCCGGGCAAACCAAATCAAGCACAACacaagtatttgaaagtatttgagcCAGGTGTGATCCCTACACAGGTCTGTGGTCTCTGTGCTTCCGTCTCTAGGCAGGTTGATCTGAGGAGGATGCGAGGCAGAGGGAGCTGAAGGAGACAAACACACAGTTTAGTCAGAAAGATACTTTTGGATACATTCAAAATGTAGTCATTGATGTTTTTGATGATTGTTGCTGCCTCAAAGACCACACGTGATATGAGGGTTGCTTTTGATGTTGCTTTTGATCCTGTTTGTTTGTGTAGCCTAATAACCTACTGTAATTTAGCCTAGAGTTTCTATGTATGCTGACCCTGCTGCCATCTTGGATGAGGTTTCAGTAAAGCtaaaatcaaataaataaaatgcTGAGTGGATTGAcagagctgtcatcaagccaCGACCTAGTTACCTTGGATCTTTAGTCTCCTGGATGCAGAAGTGTTGAGAACCCTCCCGTTGTGATCCCACGTGCACACACACGTATAGATGCCCTCGTCTGCTTTTGAGGCGCCATACACCCACAGATTACTCTTAGACTCATTTGGAATGAGATTGAAATTCTGAAATGAAAGACAAACAATTTGACAAACTTGTTTGCTGAACTAGCAGTAAGacacctgattccactaatcaagagcttgatgatgagttgggtgttagtgctgggctagaacaaaaaCTGTGCAACACTTATGAGCTTTAGGACAGGAGTTGAGAACCAATGGTAAATAGTTTTGCAGGATTGAGGTTTGTGTTAGCATTCTGGTCATGTTCAGTACCTTATACCAGGCTAAGTTTTCTTTTCCATCCTGGCACAGTTGTTCCACGGGGTCAGGACATGGGATAGCGATGTTGTCTGCTGACTCTGAGATATCACTGAACAGGACTGAGTGATCGAATGGTTGGGCTTTGACCACAATCACCTCTGTCACAAATATGAGGCAGGTGTCTGCTGCCTTTCTCCTGGAACATATGAATATATACAGAGTACCAGTTATCCaaaacggttctacctggaaccaacaggGTTCTAACTGGGGGCCAGCCGAATAACGCTTTTAGGCTATAGATAACAAATGTTTTTTCTAAGAGTCTATATAGCCTGAAACTAAGCAGTGTAAAAACGTAGAAAGtttccttacaagccagaatgtttaatacatttgtattACATTTTACCATACCAGTTGTCTGTGTGGTTGGTCCTTCAGTGGGTCGAATTTTTGAGACagaatatccacaggaaagtattatttACCTGACTTTTTTAGAGTGCCGGTACTGCCGTTGATATTTCTATCATCTGGCACATGCTCAAAACCATGTAAACACCTGCAATATTTTGGTCAGTATGCATATATCGGCGTGCATGTCCTTCCATCTTGTGCTTGGCCTTAGGTCAGGAGCAAACACATCTTTATTGCCACACACGAGTCCCGCGTTTTGAAGTCGGTTATAAAAGTTTtttgtggatattttgtctcaaatttcaAATCGGCAGAGTAAgttcaaatacagtgcattcggaaagtattcagaccccttccctttttccgcattttgttacgttacagccttattctaaaatggattaaattgttgtttttcctcatcagtctacacacaataccccataatgacaggttttttgaaatgttagcaaatgaataaaaaataaaaaacagaaatattacatttacttaagtattcagaccctttactcagtactttgttgaagcacctttggcagcgattacagcctcgagtctacttgggtatgacgctacaagcttggcacacctgtatttggggagtttctcccattcttctcagcagatcctctcaagctctgtcaggttggatggagagcgtcgatgcacagctattttcaggtctctccagagatgttcgatcgggttcaagtccgggctctagctgggccactcaaggacattcagagacttgtcccgaagccacttctgcattatcttggctgtgtgcttagggtctttgtcgtgttggaaagtgaaccttcgccccagtctga is a window from the Coregonus clupeaformis isolate EN_2021a chromosome 23, ASM2061545v1, whole genome shotgun sequence genome containing:
- the LOC121536727 gene encoding interleukin-1 receptor-like 1 isoform X3, translated to MFLLLSLTRISAQREISLNPTTIGHYTAESPCKLFEEDETTVTEGEALSLPAYHNLSELDWANVTEFTWYRNRTQELPSSEEGRVHHHGPVLFFLPLLINDSDQYYTYWRKAADTCLIFVTEVIVVKAQPFDHSVLFSDISESADNIAIPCPDPVEQLCQDGKENLAWYKNFNLIPNESKSNLWVYGASKADEGIYTCVCTWDHNGRVLNTSASRRLKIQAPSASHPPQINLPRDGSTETTDLYTTKKLRCEAFCGQNIKDNCHVWWEMNGVKVGSQQQGYSVNSTSEVEVSSMRSIFTAILTIDTVTIKDLQSEFKCVAMNDQKLIHAVVTLKPRWFIFMGLCVALLLFLLAAVAVKVFDIDLALLFRGVFKCYDRSEDGKVYDAYIVYQMDGIDKDMEEKVYHFVSSVLPTVLEQKCGFRLFIHGRDDLPGEDRMELVEACMRLSRRLIVILTPSSSSRSGSGGQGSWGQWGYSSSLTSAEDYDCQVGLHQALVHSEMSVILIQLGDMGEGGYTHLPPGLQHLVRKSAPLMWQEGKRGSTLPNSSFWKRVRYMMPWPRHSTSFDNRLI
- the LOC121536727 gene encoding interleukin-1 receptor-like 1 isoform X1, translating into MQVPVLQKMCSYTFRLLDGGLMFLLLSLTRISAQREISLNPTTIGHYTAESPCKLFEEDETTVTEGEALSLPAYHNLSELDWANVTEFTWYRNRTQELPSSEEGRVHHHGPVLFFLPLLINDSDQYYTYWRKAADTCLIFVTEVIVVKAQPFDHSVLFSDISESADNIAIPCPDPVEQLCQDGKENLAWYKNFNLIPNESKSNLWVYGASKADEGIYTCVCTWDHNGRVLNTSASRRLKIQAPSASHPPQINLPRDGSTETTDLYTTKKLRCEAFCGQNIKDNCHVWWEMNGVKVGSQQQGYSVNSTSEVEVSSMRSIFTAILTIDTVTIKDLQSEFKCVAMNDQKLIHAVVTLKPRWFIFMGLCVALLLFLLAAVAVKVFDIDLALLFRGVFKCYDRSEDGKVYDAYIVYQMDGIDKDMEEKVYHFVSSVLPTVLEQKCGFRLFIHGRDDLPGEDRMELVEACMRLSRRLIVILTPSSSSRSGSGGQGSWGQWGYSSSLTSAEDYDCQVGLHQALVHSEMSVILIQLGDMGEGGYTHLPPGLQHLVRKSAPLMWQEGKRGSTLPNSSFWKRVRYMMPWPRHSTSFDNRLI
- the LOC121536727 gene encoding interleukin-1 receptor-like 1 isoform X2; this encodes MQVPVLQKMCSYTFRLLDGGLMFLLLSLTRISAQREISLNPTTIGHYTESPCKLFEEDETTVTEGEALSLPAYHNLSELDWANVTEFTWYRNRTQELPSSEEGRVHHHGPVLFFLPLLINDSDQYYTYWRKAADTCLIFVTEVIVVKAQPFDHSVLFSDISESADNIAIPCPDPVEQLCQDGKENLAWYKNFNLIPNESKSNLWVYGASKADEGIYTCVCTWDHNGRVLNTSASRRLKIQAPSASHPPQINLPRDGSTETTDLYTTKKLRCEAFCGQNIKDNCHVWWEMNGVKVGSQQQGYSVNSTSEVEVSSMRSIFTAILTIDTVTIKDLQSEFKCVAMNDQKLIHAVVTLKPRWFIFMGLCVALLLFLLAAVAVKVFDIDLALLFRGVFKCYDRSEDGKVYDAYIVYQMDGIDKDMEEKVYHFVSSVLPTVLEQKCGFRLFIHGRDDLPGEDRMELVEACMRLSRRLIVILTPSSSSRSGSGGQGSWGQWGYSSSLTSAEDYDCQVGLHQALVHSEMSVILIQLGDMGEGGYTHLPPGLQHLVRKSAPLMWQEGKRGSTLPNSSFWKRVRYMMPWPRHSTSFDNRLI